A single genomic interval of uncultured Pseudodesulfovibrio sp. harbors:
- a CDS encoding Spy/CpxP family protein refolding chaperone: MTKAVTKKNMMIVPLSALLILALSSFAFAYGQGKGRGCNGDGPGMRAGYSQLTPEKRAAVDAIFAKHRGEMTELRNAMLTKHTVLEAMVNDGNSNEKKIGKIVNEMSELRVKMQELRDKTFSEIEKETGLVMGRGFGGGQCGGFGPGGQCGFGAGPRGGAGYGDCPGLGNGRGMGRGMGRGFNS, encoded by the coding sequence ATGACCAAAGCTGTCACCAAGAAGAACATGATGATTGTCCCGCTGTCCGCGTTGCTGATTCTGGCGCTGAGTTCTTTCGCTTTTGCCTACGGGCAGGGCAAGGGACGTGGCTGTAACGGCGATGGACCGGGCATGCGTGCTGGATACAGCCAGCTTACCCCGGAAAAGCGTGCTGCCGTGGATGCCATCTTCGCCAAGCACAGAGGGGAGATGACCGAACTTCGCAACGCCATGCTGACCAAGCACACCGTGCTGGAAGCCATGGTCAACGACGGCAATTCCAACGAAAAGAAGATCGGTAAGATCGTGAATGAAATGAGCGAACTGCGCGTCAAGATGCAGGAACTTCGCGACAAGACCTTCAGTGAAATTGAGAAGGAAACCGGCCTTGTCATGGGTCGTGGATTCGGTGGCGGTCAATGCGGTGGCTTCGGCCCCGGCGGCCAGTGCGGTTTCGGAGCTGGCCCCCGAGGCGGTGCCGGTTACGGTGACTGCCCCGGTCTCGGCAATGGCCGAGGCATGGGACGAGGCATGGGCCGCGGATTCAACTCGTAA
- a CDS encoding zinc ribbon domain-containing protein, which translates to MPIYEYVCADCENEFEELVFSHDETPPCPKCGSRNVTKLMSAGVVKTESGTPDLGPMPPMGGGCGSSGGG; encoded by the coding sequence ATGCCTATTTATGAATACGTCTGTGCCGATTGCGAAAACGAGTTCGAGGAACTCGTCTTTTCCCATGACGAAACCCCGCCCTGCCCCAAGTGCGGATCAAGGAACGTGACCAAGCTCATGAGCGCGGGAGTCGTGAAAACCGAAAGCGGCACACCGGATCTCGGTCCCATGCCACCCATGGGCGGAGGCTGCGGCAGCAGCGGCGGTGGCTGA
- a CDS encoding cytidine/deoxycytidylate deaminase family protein: MSNRLPWPEYFMRIAHLVAQRSTCTRRAVGAIAVHDKRILATGYNGVPTNIAHCEEVGCLRDKLNIPSGERHELCRGLHAEQNVIIQAATHGLDLKGCDIYCTTKPCILCTKMLINCQVQNIYFSENYPDELSEEMLDEAGVNYVYMEGDFI, from the coding sequence ATGTCCAACAGACTCCCTTGGCCAGAATATTTCATGCGTATCGCGCACCTTGTGGCGCAGCGCTCCACCTGCACCCGCCGTGCAGTAGGTGCCATCGCCGTGCACGACAAACGCATCCTCGCCACCGGCTACAACGGCGTGCCGACCAACATCGCCCACTGCGAAGAAGTCGGCTGTCTCCGCGACAAACTGAATATCCCCTCAGGGGAACGCCACGAACTCTGCCGCGGCCTGCACGCCGAACAGAACGTCATCATACAGGCCGCCACACACGGCCTCGACCTCAAGGGCTGCGACATATACTGCACCACCAAGCCCTGCATCCTCTGCACCAAGATGCTCATCAACTGCCAGGTGCAGAACATCTACTTCTCCGAGAACTACCCTGACGAGCTCTCCGAGGAAATGCTCGACGAAGCCGGAGTGAATTATGTCTATATGGAAGGCGACTTCATCTAG
- the ribD gene encoding bifunctional diaminohydroxyphosphoribosylaminopyrimidine deaminase/5-amino-6-(5-phosphoribosylamino)uracil reductase RibD: MSIWKATSSRDEEFMARAIELARRGRGPTAPNPCVGAVLVSNDTVVAEGWHTRVGELHAERECLADARDKGINPQGMTMYVTLEPCNHHGRTPPCTEAIIEADIARVVIGTRDPNPVAAGGIEKLVEHGINVESGILEQDCKDLIADFLLWQTSHSPYNIIKMAATLDGKIASRFRKPEPVSCPESFRKVHELRSQVGAVVIGGGTFHADNPSLTCRLDKLPEGFTQPYAVIVTSRLPENPEDFTLLSSRPERTIFMTTEDAARSDLADGLRKRGTRVWPLPGESGCLNLSSGFERLRYELGCHYTLCEGGGQFAMTCIEQGLADEIVHFVTPRVLGDNSAPAAYSGREDVPMADAVNFRISRLEATGTDIMLTLRPE, from the coding sequence ATGTCTATATGGAAGGCGACTTCATCTAGAGACGAAGAGTTCATGGCGCGAGCCATTGAACTGGCCCGACGCGGACGCGGACCGACCGCACCCAATCCGTGCGTCGGCGCCGTACTCGTCAGCAACGACACCGTGGTCGCCGAAGGATGGCACACCCGCGTTGGCGAGTTGCATGCCGAACGTGAATGCCTTGCCGATGCCCGTGATAAAGGCATCAATCCGCAGGGCATGACCATGTACGTCACTCTGGAGCCGTGCAATCATCACGGCAGGACGCCGCCCTGCACCGAGGCGATCATCGAGGCGGACATAGCACGCGTCGTGATCGGCACCCGTGACCCCAACCCGGTGGCCGCCGGTGGGATCGAAAAACTCGTGGAGCACGGCATCAACGTCGAGTCCGGCATTCTGGAACAGGACTGCAAGGACCTCATCGCGGACTTTCTGCTCTGGCAGACGTCCCACTCCCCGTACAACATCATCAAGATGGCTGCCACGCTTGACGGCAAGATCGCCTCGCGCTTCCGCAAACCGGAACCGGTCTCCTGCCCGGAATCCTTCCGCAAGGTACACGAACTCCGCTCGCAGGTCGGAGCCGTGGTCATCGGCGGCGGTACATTCCACGCGGACAACCCGAGCCTGACCTGCCGGCTGGACAAACTGCCCGAAGGCTTCACCCAGCCCTACGCGGTGATCGTGACGTCCCGGCTGCCCGAAAACCCGGAAGACTTCACCCTGCTGTCATCCCGCCCGGAGCGCACCATCTTCATGACAACCGAAGACGCCGCCCGAAGCGACCTTGCCGACGGACTACGTAAACGCGGTACACGGGTCTGGCCCCTGCCCGGAGAGTCCGGCTGCCTGAACCTTTCCAGCGGTTTCGAGCGCCTGCGGTACGAACTCGGATGCCACTACACCCTGTGCGAAGGCGGCGGACAGTTCGCCATGACCTGCATCGAACAGGGACTGGCCGACGAGATTGTTCACTTCGTCACCCCGCGCGTGCTCGGCGACAACTCTGCCCCGGCTGCCTATTCGGGACGGGAAGACGTCCCCATGGCCGATGCCGTGAACTTCCGCATCTCCCGGCTGGAAGCCACCGGCACCGACATCATGCTGACCTTGCGCCCGGAATAG
- a CDS encoding riboflavin synthase translates to MFTGLVMGMGRIEAADNRGAETRFRIAPLFTLSDIELGESIAVNGVCLTVETFGDNWFTAYASRETMSVTSLGELKVGSKANLERAMAMGDRFGGHIVSGHVDALASVEAVRPAGESKIYRLTFSSEHGKYVIPKGSVALDGISLTVNDCGPTWLEVNIIPETQKATTISGWTPGRNVNMETDVIGKYVERMVAPWTATGDKPEKESKITMDYLREHGF, encoded by the coding sequence ATGTTCACCGGACTCGTCATGGGTATGGGCCGCATTGAAGCCGCCGACAACAGGGGCGCGGAAACACGTTTTCGCATCGCCCCGCTTTTCACTCTTTCCGACATCGAACTCGGCGAATCCATCGCCGTCAACGGCGTCTGCCTGACCGTGGAGACCTTTGGCGACAACTGGTTCACGGCCTATGCATCCCGCGAAACCATGTCCGTCACCAGCCTCGGTGAACTCAAAGTGGGCAGCAAAGCCAACCTTGAACGGGCCATGGCCATGGGCGACCGTTTCGGCGGACACATCGTCTCCGGTCACGTAGACGCCCTCGCATCCGTCGAGGCAGTCCGTCCTGCCGGTGAATCGAAAATCTACCGCCTCACCTTCTCCTCCGAGCATGGCAAGTACGTCATTCCCAAAGGCTCCGTCGCGCTCGACGGCATCAGCCTGACAGTCAACGACTGCGGCCCCACATGGCTCGAAGTGAACATCATCCCCGAAACCCAGAAGGCCACCACCATCTCCGGCTGGACCCCCGGCAGAAACGTCAACATGGAAACCGACGTCATCGGCAAATACGTCGAACGCATGGTCGCACCATGGACCGCCACCGGCGACAAGCCCGAAAAAGAATCCAAGATCACCATGGATTACCTGCGAGAACATGGCTTCTAA
- a CDS encoding DUF4911 domain-containing protein — protein sequence MASKKNKKNSSRRRPRQRICPPPPKTSERTYVRIEPTNIGLFRFLLEAHDNLGIFTVTDKFKGILMLRYSPHQKQDIKKFIRQVATEMDIEVVM from the coding sequence ATGGCTTCTAAGAAAAACAAGAAGAATTCATCGCGCCGCCGTCCGCGCCAGCGCATCTGTCCGCCGCCGCCCAAGACATCGGAGCGGACCTACGTCCGGATCGAGCCGACAAACATCGGCCTGTTCCGCTTCCTGCTCGAAGCGCACGACAATCTCGGCATCTTCACGGTTACGGACAAATTCAAGGGCATTCTCATGCTTCGCTACAGCCCGCACCAGAAGCAGGACATCAAGAAATTCATCCGCCAAGTCGCTACGGAAATGGACATCGAAGTGGTGATGTAG
- the cysS gene encoding cysteine--tRNA ligase, producing the protein MRLYNTLARKKQEFTPINDNKVNMYVCGITAYDLCHIGHARSSVVFDVLYRYLRHKGYDVTFIRNFTDVDDKIIKRANEVGEESSAIAEKFIGEFYVDMDRLAVMRADVEPKCTEHISEMIALTERLIEKDHAYATPSGDVYFKVRSFDGYGKLSGRNIDELESGARINPGEEKQDPLDFALWKGAKPGEPSWESPWGKGRPGWHLECSAMSEKYAPLPLDIHGGGQDLSFPHHENEIAQSEAATGKPFANFWVHNGFVQINSEKMSKSLGNFFTIRDILAQFLPETLRYFLLTMHYRSPLDFSFDALEEAEKGIKRVYSALAQVDVELGKSKWKKSPFPEELVTELDEIEKHWAEAMEDDINTAGALGHVFSAIRLAGRIAEDKNLRKSEGGRDLFIRIKEDIKVWGTVLGIFEREPAEFLTELRDNRAARAGIEPAKVQELLDARKEARANKDFEKSDAIRDELVAMNVEVKDTPQGATWDVL; encoded by the coding sequence ATGAGACTTTACAATACGCTTGCTCGCAAAAAGCAGGAATTCACCCCGATCAACGACAACAAGGTCAACATGTACGTCTGCGGTATCACCGCCTATGACCTCTGTCACATCGGCCACGCTCGCTCCAGTGTGGTGTTTGACGTCCTGTACCGTTATCTGCGTCACAAAGGCTACGACGTCACTTTCATCCGCAACTTCACGGACGTGGACGACAAGATCATCAAGCGTGCCAACGAGGTCGGGGAAGAATCCTCCGCCATTGCCGAGAAATTCATCGGTGAGTTCTACGTGGACATGGACCGTCTGGCCGTAATGCGTGCCGATGTCGAGCCAAAGTGTACCGAACATATTTCCGAGATGATCGCTCTTACCGAGCGGCTGATCGAAAAGGATCACGCCTACGCCACGCCGTCCGGCGACGTCTACTTCAAGGTCCGTTCCTTTGACGGGTACGGAAAGCTGTCCGGCCGCAACATCGACGAACTCGAATCCGGCGCACGCATCAATCCCGGCGAAGAAAAGCAGGACCCGCTCGATTTCGCTCTCTGGAAGGGAGCCAAGCCCGGTGAGCCTTCATGGGAATCCCCGTGGGGCAAAGGCCGTCCCGGCTGGCATCTCGAATGCTCGGCCATGAGTGAGAAGTACGCGCCCCTGCCGCTCGATATTCACGGCGGCGGACAGGATCTTTCCTTCCCGCACCATGAAAACGAGATCGCCCAGTCCGAGGCCGCAACCGGCAAACCGTTTGCCAATTTCTGGGTTCACAACGGGTTCGTGCAGATCAACTCCGAGAAGATGTCCAAATCCCTTGGAAACTTCTTCACCATCCGTGACATTCTCGCCCAGTTCCTGCCCGAGACCCTGCGCTATTTCCTGCTGACCATGCATTACCGCAGCCCCCTCGACTTTTCTTTCGACGCTCTGGAAGAAGCCGAAAAAGGCATCAAGCGCGTCTACTCCGCCCTCGCACAGGTCGACGTGGAGCTTGGTAAGTCCAAGTGGAAGAAATCCCCGTTCCCGGAAGAGCTGGTCACCGAACTTGACGAGATCGAAAAGCACTGGGCCGAGGCCATGGAAGACGACATTAACACCGCCGGTGCGCTCGGTCATGTCTTTTCCGCCATCCGTCTTGCCGGACGCATTGCCGAGGACAAGAATCTCCGCAAATCCGAAGGCGGGCGTGATCTCTTCATCCGCATCAAGGAAGACATCAAGGTCTGGGGCACTGTGCTCGGTATCTTCGAGCGCGAGCCTGCCGAATTCCTCACCGAACTGCGTGACAACCGCGCTGCCCGTGCCGGTATCGAACCCGCCAAGGTGCAGGAACTGCTCGACGCCCGCAAGGAAGCCCGCGCAAACAAGGACTTTGAAAAGTCCGATGCCATCCGCGATGAACTCGTCGCCATGAACGTCGAAGTCAAGGACACCCCGCAGGGTGCTACTTGGGACGTTCTGTAG
- the ispD gene encoding 2-C-methyl-D-erythritol 4-phosphate cytidylyltransferase, whose product MDRPLKNTWGIILAAGSGTRLAEASGGVRKQYLKYRGVPLFWHSARTFSRVSGVKGLVFVFPPEDAKAMAKQVRQFFRSEDLGVKWAVCEGGERRQDSVFNGLRELPTKCDGVLVHDSARPFVSARIINGLVDALNAGAQGVIPVIPVTDTIKKVEGDTVSATLTRSELRAVQTPQGFEKDLLVQAHERAEQEGWDVTDDASMVERLAEVATIPGEQANIKITTPEDLARLEEAKVTVPCVGWGYDVHRFGGENDRPLVLGGVPVPGSLTIVAHSDGDVLLHALTDAVLGTFGGGDIGTHFPDTDPKFSGANSSLLLKETLALAEEAGVRIVHADLTVITQIPKLSPHAAQITKNVCRLLGLDAHQVNFKATTEEKLGFTGEKKGIKAVATVTALREM is encoded by the coding sequence ATGGATCGACCGCTGAAAAACACATGGGGCATAATCCTTGCCGCCGGTTCAGGCACCCGTCTGGCCGAGGCGTCGGGGGGCGTGCGAAAGCAGTATCTCAAGTACCGTGGCGTGCCGCTTTTCTGGCATTCCGCCCGGACTTTTTCGCGCGTGAGCGGGGTGAAAGGCCTCGTGTTCGTGTTTCCGCCCGAGGATGCCAAGGCCATGGCCAAACAGGTCCGCCAGTTTTTCAGGAGCGAAGATCTCGGTGTGAAATGGGCTGTCTGCGAAGGCGGTGAACGGCGTCAGGATTCCGTTTTCAACGGTCTGCGCGAACTGCCGACCAAGTGTGACGGCGTGCTGGTCCATGACTCGGCCCGTCCGTTTGTTTCCGCCCGCATCATCAACGGTCTTGTCGACGCATTGAATGCAGGTGCTCAGGGTGTCATCCCGGTTATTCCGGTGACTGACACCATCAAGAAAGTCGAAGGAGACACCGTTTCCGCCACGCTGACCCGTTCCGAACTCCGTGCCGTGCAGACGCCGCAGGGGTTTGAGAAAGACTTGCTTGTTCAGGCGCATGAGCGTGCCGAACAGGAAGGCTGGGACGTAACCGACGACGCGAGCATGGTCGAACGGCTGGCCGAGGTTGCGACCATCCCCGGCGAGCAGGCCAACATCAAGATCACCACTCCCGAAGACCTTGCCCGACTGGAAGAGGCCAAGGTCACGGTTCCGTGCGTGGGATGGGGGTATGACGTCCATCGCTTCGGCGGTGAGAATGACCGGCCTCTGGTGCTTGGCGGCGTGCCTGTCCCCGGCTCCCTGACCATTGTCGCGCATTCGGACGGGGATGTCCTGCTGCACGCCTTGACCGACGCGGTACTCGGTACGTTCGGCGGTGGTGACATCGGGACCCATTTTCCGGACACCGATCCCAAATTTTCCGGGGCGAACAGCTCCCTGCTCCTCAAGGAGACGCTTGCTCTGGCCGAAGAAGCCGGGGTGCGTATCGTGCATGCCGACCTGACGGTCATTACCCAGATTCCGAAGCTTTCGCCCCATGCCGCGCAGATTACTAAAAACGTCTGCCGCCTGCTCGGACTGGACGCGCATCAGGTGAATTTCAAGGCCACCACCGAGGAAAAACTCGGTTTCACCGGCGAGAAAAAGGGCATCAAGGCCGTTGCCACGGTTACCGCCCTCAGGGAGATGTAG
- a CDS encoding C4-type zinc ribbon domain-containing protein: protein MYEKQIEQLIILQQVDDEILILKDEIEKAPLELADLEAQMSSFDERKVQINERMELLKEQQKKLDLEIEEDAGKIKKSKNKLMLVGNTKEYHAMMREMDSLEKLNRMREDEQAAVKEELGRQNEATAALKEDMSGVKEQYDALKETLEVRMQKAQKKLESLGRKRKKACKVVPPPILGRYEFIRERMENPVIVPVTDGVCHGCHIMIPPQDYNDLQKGQQILSCPNCQRLIHWKPAEVED from the coding sequence ATGTACGAGAAACAGATTGAGCAGTTGATCATCCTGCAACAGGTGGATGACGAGATTCTCATCCTGAAGGACGAGATCGAAAAGGCTCCGCTTGAGCTGGCCGATCTTGAAGCGCAGATGAGCAGCTTTGACGAGCGTAAGGTTCAGATCAACGAACGCATGGAACTTCTCAAGGAACAGCAGAAGAAGCTGGACCTTGAGATCGAAGAGGATGCGGGCAAGATCAAGAAGAGCAAGAACAAGCTCATGCTGGTCGGCAACACCAAGGAATATCACGCCATGATGCGCGAGATGGACAGCCTTGAGAAACTCAACCGCATGCGTGAGGATGAGCAGGCCGCCGTCAAGGAAGAGCTGGGCCGTCAGAACGAAGCCACCGCAGCCCTCAAAGAGGATATGAGTGGTGTCAAGGAACAGTATGATGCGCTTAAGGAGACTCTTGAGGTGCGTATGCAGAAGGCCCAGAAGAAGCTTGAATCTCTCGGCCGCAAGCGCAAGAAGGCCTGCAAGGTCGTTCCGCCGCCGATCCTCGGCCGTTACGAGTTCATCCGCGAACGTATGGAAAACCCGGTCATCGTGCCGGTGACCGACGGCGTCTGCCACGGCTGCCACATCATGATTCCGCCGCAGGATTACAACGACCTGCAAAAGGGCCAGCAGATTCTGAGCTGCCCCAACTGCCAGCGGCTGATCCACTGGAAGCCCGCTGAAGTCGAGGACTAA